The Megachile rotundata isolate GNS110a chromosome 11, iyMegRotu1, whole genome shotgun sequence genome includes a region encoding these proteins:
- the Sod2 gene encoding superoxide dismutase 2: MFAAKRALLSTTVKDVFVRAKHVLPDLPYDYKALEPIICAEIMELHHKKHHATYVNNLNVAEEKMKEAVSKGDVTAQIALAPAIKFNGGGHVNHSIFWCNLTPNTEKPDSALLNQIKKDFNSLEEMKKRLSEMTVAIQGSGWGWLGYCQKSKCLKLATCANQDPLQGTTGLVPLLGIDVWEHAYYLQYKNVRPDYVKAIFDIVNWSDVSARFKAAAGC, from the exons ATGTTTGCGGCAAAGAGAGCTCTTTTATCCACTACAGT gaAAGATGTATTTGTGAGGGCAAAACATGTACTTCCTGATTTACCTTATGACTATAAAGCATTGGAACCTATTATATGCGCTGAAATAATGGAACTTCATCATAAAAAACATCATGCAACttatgtaaataatttgaatgttgctgaagaaaaaatgaaagaagctGTTTCCAAAGGCGATGTTACTGCTCAAATTGCATTAGCACCTGCTATCAAATTCAATGGAGGTGGTCATGTGAATCATTCTATTTTCTGGTGTAACCTTACTCCAAATACTGAAAAACCAGATA GTGCGCTActcaatcaaattaaaaaggACTTTAACAGCTTGGAAGAAATGAAAAAGCGATTATCTGAAATGACTGTTGCAATTCAAGGATCCGGTTGGGGTTGGCTTGGATATTGtcaaaaatcaaaatgtttAAAGTTAGCCACTTGTGCTAACCAAGATCCATTACAAGGTACAACTGGTTTGGTGCCTCTTCTTGGCATTGATGTTTGGGAACATGCTTACTATTTACAATACAAAAATGTTCGCCCGGATTACGTTAAGGCAATCTTTGATATTGTTAACTGGAGCGACGTCAGTGCTCGTTTCAAAGCAGCTGCTGGCTGTTAA
- the fl(2)d gene encoding pre-mRNA-splicing regulator female-lethal(2)D isoform X1 translates to MAEECNDVKSAGPSSPRSPQNSNAGGKPSSPHSPRQPRRVKLTQQQLDSMTKDELASKWHEQDLYVECLEAQAAAQEGELSSLRESENKYRQQHAEASHREKILVRRLASKEQELQEYINQIAEMKAAHAPSTAALRSALLDPAVNILIQKLRQELVTTKAKLEDTQNELSAWKFTPDSNTGKRLMAKCRLLYQENEELGRMIASGRIAKLEGDLALQRSFSEEMKKSQSELDEFLQDLDEDVEGMQSTIYFLQQELRKARESVTLLQQENAALKANSNENNLTNGLSPHTPPIKKEELEENTISETKTSKSMEDSDVCKGARTPPLSSQRSPQCEFSNTERTERLERKPNQADHNDESSSDSAALIIKVENEELSDREEEQEENRNNKRILRSKSHNRSNSKTNGEEVLTRTTRGRDRTKRDKSAPGSDDERTHKKKRRESILSLDYNEADDDALVLTNGETLQSDPE, encoded by the exons ATGGCGGAGGAGTGCAATGATGTTAAGTCGGCAGGTCCGTCTTCACCGAGAAGTCCACAAAACAGCAATGCAGGGGGGAAACCAAGCAGTCCACATTCTCCCAGGCAACCGAGGCGCGTAAAGCTAACACAGCAACAGTTGGACAGCATGACAAAGGACGAGCTAGCATCCAAGTGGCATGAACAGGACTTGTATGTGGAGTGTCTAGAGGCCCAGGCGGCAGCCCAGGAAG GTGAGCTATCATCATTGAGAGAAtcagaaaataaatatagacAACAACATGCAGAAGCATCTCATAGAGAGAAGATCTTAGTAAGAAGACTTGCTTCTAAAGAGCAAGAATTACAAGAATATATT AATCAGATTGCTGAAATGAAAGCTGCTCACGCTCCGTCCACTGCTGCGTTAAGATCCGCTTTATTAGATCCAgctgttaatattttaattcaaaaattaagacAGGAGCTTGTCACAACTAAAGCCAAATTAGAGGACACACAAAATGAACTTAGCGCGTGGAAGTTTACACCGGAcag caaTACCGGTAAAAGATTAATGGCAAAATGTAGACTGTTGTATCAAGAAAATGAGGAATTAGGTCGTATGATTGCTAGTGGACGTATTGCTAAGCTAGAAGGAGATCTTGCACTCCAAAGAAGTTTTAgcgaagaaatgaagaaatctCAATCAG AATTAGATGAATTTTTGCAAGACCTGGACGAGGACGTAGAAGGAATGCAGAGTACGATTTATTTCTTACAGCAGGAATTGCGTAAAGCTCGCGAGTCAGTAACGTTATTGCAGCAAGAGAACGCGGCACTGAAAGCAAATTCAAACGAAAATAATTTGACAAACGGTCTGTCTCCTCATACGCCACCCATAAAGAAGGAGGAGTTAGAGGAAAATACAATTTCGGAAACAAAGACTTCGAAATCGATGGAAGATAGTGATGTGTGCAAAGGTGCTAGGACTCCACCGTTATCGTCGCAACGATCACCCCAGTGTGAATTCTCAAATACCGAAAGAACAGAACGACTAGAACGAAAACCTAATCAAGCAGATCACAACGATGAAAGCTCAAGTGATTCGGCTGCTTTGATTATCAAAGTTGAGAACGAGGAATTAAGTGATAGGGAAGAAGAACAAGAAGAAAATCGTAATAACAAAAGGATATTAAGGAGTAAAAGTCATAATAGAAGTAACAGTAAAACTAATGGGGAAGAGGTGCTAACTAGAACAACAAGGGGTAGGGATAGGACCAAAAGGGACAAAAGTGCACCGGGTAGTGATGATGAAAGGACAcacaagaaaaaaagaagagagagCATCCTTTCTCTTGATTACAACGAAGCCGACGATGACGCGTTAGTTCTAACTAATGGTGAGACTCTTCAGAGCGATCCGGAATAA
- the fl(2)d gene encoding pre-mRNA-splicing regulator female-lethal(2)D isoform X2, giving the protein MQQLQIQSELSSLRESENKYRQQHAEASHREKILVRRLASKEQELQEYINQIAEMKAAHAPSTAALRSALLDPAVNILIQKLRQELVTTKAKLEDTQNELSAWKFTPDSNTGKRLMAKCRLLYQENEELGRMIASGRIAKLEGDLALQRSFSEEMKKSQSELDEFLQDLDEDVEGMQSTIYFLQQELRKARESVTLLQQENAALKANSNENNLTNGLSPHTPPIKKEELEENTISETKTSKSMEDSDVCKGARTPPLSSQRSPQCEFSNTERTERLERKPNQADHNDESSSDSAALIIKVENEELSDREEEQEENRNNKRILRSKSHNRSNSKTNGEEVLTRTTRGRDRTKRDKSAPGSDDERTHKKKRRESILSLDYNEADDDALVLTNGETLQSDPE; this is encoded by the exons ATGCAACAACTTCAAATTCAAA GTGAGCTATCATCATTGAGAGAAtcagaaaataaatatagacAACAACATGCAGAAGCATCTCATAGAGAGAAGATCTTAGTAAGAAGACTTGCTTCTAAAGAGCAAGAATTACAAGAATATATT AATCAGATTGCTGAAATGAAAGCTGCTCACGCTCCGTCCACTGCTGCGTTAAGATCCGCTTTATTAGATCCAgctgttaatattttaattcaaaaattaagacAGGAGCTTGTCACAACTAAAGCCAAATTAGAGGACACACAAAATGAACTTAGCGCGTGGAAGTTTACACCGGAcag caaTACCGGTAAAAGATTAATGGCAAAATGTAGACTGTTGTATCAAGAAAATGAGGAATTAGGTCGTATGATTGCTAGTGGACGTATTGCTAAGCTAGAAGGAGATCTTGCACTCCAAAGAAGTTTTAgcgaagaaatgaagaaatctCAATCAG AATTAGATGAATTTTTGCAAGACCTGGACGAGGACGTAGAAGGAATGCAGAGTACGATTTATTTCTTACAGCAGGAATTGCGTAAAGCTCGCGAGTCAGTAACGTTATTGCAGCAAGAGAACGCGGCACTGAAAGCAAATTCAAACGAAAATAATTTGACAAACGGTCTGTCTCCTCATACGCCACCCATAAAGAAGGAGGAGTTAGAGGAAAATACAATTTCGGAAACAAAGACTTCGAAATCGATGGAAGATAGTGATGTGTGCAAAGGTGCTAGGACTCCACCGTTATCGTCGCAACGATCACCCCAGTGTGAATTCTCAAATACCGAAAGAACAGAACGACTAGAACGAAAACCTAATCAAGCAGATCACAACGATGAAAGCTCAAGTGATTCGGCTGCTTTGATTATCAAAGTTGAGAACGAGGAATTAAGTGATAGGGAAGAAGAACAAGAAGAAAATCGTAATAACAAAAGGATATTAAGGAGTAAAAGTCATAATAGAAGTAACAGTAAAACTAATGGGGAAGAGGTGCTAACTAGAACAACAAGGGGTAGGGATAGGACCAAAAGGGACAAAAGTGCACCGGGTAGTGATGATGAAAGGACAcacaagaaaaaaagaagagagagCATCCTTTCTCTTGATTACAACGAAGCCGACGATGACGCGTTAGTTCTAACTAATGGTGAGACTCTTCAGAGCGATCCGGAATAA
- the galla-2 gene encoding MIP18 family protein galla-2, translated as MTETLENINPKLYKKINDRQVTAQDEDEDVEDEFDEREIFDLIRNINDPEHPLTLEELNVVEQGLIELDNKANKVHVKFTPTIPHCSMATLIGLSIRVQLLRVLPSRFKVSVEITPGTHLSEAAVNKQLADKERVAAALENTHLLEVINQCIGIKCQ; from the exons ATGACCGAGACTTTAGAGAATATTAACCCTAaattatataagaaaataaatgaTAGACAAGTTACTGCACAGGATGAGGATGAAGATGTTgaagatgaatttgatgaacgcGAGATTTTCG ATCTCATTAGGAATATAAATGATCCTGAGCATCCCTTAACATTGGAAGAACTAAATGTAGTGGAGCAAGGTCTCATTGAG ttAGATAATAAAGCAAACAAAGTTCATGTAAAGTTTACACCAACAATACCGCATTGCAGTATGGCAACGTTAATTGGTTTGTCAATTCGGGTACAACTTCTGAGagttttgccatctagatttaaAGTTAGTGTAGAGATTACACCAGGTACGCACTTGTCAGAAGCGGCAGTAAATAAACAGTTGGCTGACAAGGAAAGAGTAGCTGCTGCTCTTGAAAATACTCATTTGCTTGAAGTAATTAATCAGTGTATAGGAATTAAGTGCCAGTAA
- the OXA1L gene encoding OXA1L mitochondrial inner membrane protein: protein MLRLSVNLSRELLRSSKNVQKLTRCKFSRLAYNTTNVSLRTNVLFNVHKHSRVPTIYIIRFQSTVDSKAETIATNTQENVTSPAPAPQDTIGSAKTTETSQSFISEIPDAPIPPPSEEVTSAVADILTATGEPTFTSLGLGGYGPVGIAEYALEMLHVSCGLPWWAAISLLTIIVKLLTIPPTISMTRNNVRMCNIMPRVAELQEKMSMARREGNAEEASITAYELQHLLKENKVSAFPFFNAFFRIILHIPIFIALREMALLPVESLKTGGLWWFTDLTVPDPYYVLPIFTSIGLYIVTEHTLRSGAVANPSPTIRYLMRGVPIITFLFGIHFPGSVLCYWVLSNFITIAQNEILRNNKVKLFFNIPLPVQHKTIVTDGVLKKKKFKESFTESWTNMKISKKMANRLRADELQFNQAGKGPIVRTFKYNPVTQQSAKSASAIKK from the exons ATGTTACGATTATCTGTTAATCTTAGTCGAGAACTGTTACGTTCATCTAAAAATGTTCAG AAATTAACGCGGTGTAAATTCAGTCGTCTTGCATATAATACGACGAATGTTTCTTTGAGAACCAATGTTCTCTTCAATGTGCATAAACATTCGAGAGTTCCCACAATTTATATCATACGATTTCAAAGCACAGTTGATTCAAAGGCAGAGACGATTGCAACGAATACGCAAGAAAATGTAACCTCTC CTGCACCTGCGCCACAAGACACGATAGGAAGTGCAAAGACCACAGAAACGAGTCAAAGTTTTATAAGTGAAATACCAG ATGCACCTATTCCTCCACCAAGCGAGGAAGTGACAAGTGCCGTTGCTGACATACTAACCGCGACTGGTGAGCCTACGTTTACAAGCTTAGGTTTAGGAGGATATGGACCAGTTGGTATTGCTGAGTACGCTTTAGAGATGCTACATGTTTCTTGTGGTCTTCCATGGTGGGCAGCAATCAGTTTACTCACTATAATTGTAAAACTCCTTACAATTCCACCTACGATAAGCATGACTAGGAACAATGTGAGAATGTGTAACATCATGCCACGCGTGGCAGAATTACAAGAAAAAATGTCAATGGCAAGACGAGAAGGAAATGCGGAAGAGG CTTCTATCACTGCTTATGAATTACAGCATCTTCTTAAAGAAAATAAGGTCAGCGCCTTTCCATTCTTCAATGCATTTTTTAGA atTATACTACATATACCAATATTCATAGCCTTGAGAGAAATGGCCCTTTTACCGGTTGAAAGTTTAAAGACTGGTGGACTTTGGTGGTTCACAGATCTAACTGTTCCTGATCCATATTATGTATTACCAATATTTACCAGCATAGGACTGTATATAGTCACTGAACATACATTGAGAAGTGGTGCTGTTGCTAATCCATCTCCAACAATCCGATATTTAATGAGAGGAGTACCCATTATTACATTTCTCTTTGGAATACATTTTCCAGGG TCTGTTTTATGTTACTGGGTTCTTTCAAACTTCATAACCATAgcacaaaatgaaattttaagaaataacaaaGTTAAACTATTCTTCAATATTCCACTTCCTGTGCAGCACAAAACAATCGTTACTGACGGCGttttaaagaagaaaaagtTTAAGGAGTCATTCACTGAgt CTTGGACTAATATGAAAATATCTAAGAAAATGGCAAATCGCCTTCGTGCAGACGAATTGCAATTCAATCAAGCTGGGAAAGGTCCCATAGTAAGAACATTCAAATATAATCCAGTAACACAACAGTCAGCAAAGTCGGCTTCAgcaataaagaaataa